The region TGAGGTTTTGTTTAAGGAAATCTAACATTTTAGTAAAATATTTGGCTCGGTGTTGATCGTTATAAAAACCATGGCCTTCATCATCCATAATAAGTTTTTTAAACGGGTAGTTGTGTGCTATTAACGCATCTTCTAACGCTTCGAATTGTTCTATGGGCGCACGCTCATCCTCACCACCATGAACCAAGAGTAGTTTGGCTTTGAGCTTATCGATATTATGTGTCGGTGACATTGACGTTAATACCTGCTCATCTTCACCTAATACCTGTTTTAAGTAACGTGTACCAGACTCTCTTTCTTGTACATCTCCCTTCTTAAAAATGAGTGGGAGATCATACACACCAGCAAATCCGATAGCACATTTAAATAAATCAGGTTCAATGATGGCACTTTGTAGCGCTGAGTAGCCGCCAAAACTAGTGCCAGCAATACAAATTCGTTTTTTGTCGACTAATCCTTGCTCGATGACGTAATGCGTACCATCGATAATGTCATGCTGAATGGCCGTGCCCCACTTTTGATAACCCAGCGCTTCAAATGATTCACTGTAGCCACCGGAGCCACGGAAGTTGACTTGCAGTACTGCGATCCCTTGACTGGCGATTAATTGGTTTTGAGGATCGAATCCCCATGTATCACGGATACCGTGTGGTCCACCATGAGGATTAACGACTAAGGGCAGGTTTTTAGCGTCTATGCCATTGGGCAGGGTCAGATATCCGTGGATGTCGATACCGTCTCGACTGGTAAACTTGATGGGTTTTACCTCTGCCATCTCGGCCGGGTCTAGCCATTTTTTCTCTGATAATAGATATTCAAGTTTAACTTTTTTGGTATCAAACAGGTAATAATCTCCTGGATTGCGGTCATTAAACGCTTTAATAATGATTTTTTCTGCATCATGAGTTTGACTGACTACATGTATTTGGTGACCGGGGAGTGACGCCAGTAATTGCTTGGTGTATTTTGCAAACGGGTCATTGGTATCGATAAACTCATAAGTTGGATAACCATTTTCATACTCAACGGCATACATTTTTTTATTATTACGATTAATCGATACACGACTTGGACTAACAGCTTTATCCTGACTGACCTGTTGTTGAGTGCCGGTTTTTATATTTAATAAATAAACACCTGCTGGTTTTCCTGATTCGCTACCAGTGACATAGACGCTGTCTTTATCATCGCTAAACGCAATAGCGGTTAGATTGTCTAAATTATGCTGCAAATTAGTTGTGTTGTGCCATTCACTATCTTGTCGGTAAAACAATTCATAATGAATGTAATCTTTGGTGCCACTGACAAAGCGTACTTCTCCGTCATGATCGGTTAAAAAGCGGGAGTGACCAATGGGCGATCTGGTGATTTTTTTACGCTTCCCCTTATACACATCAACTCGGTAAACATCTTGTTTTTTTTCGTAGTCAACTTTTCGTGAGCCACCCCATGGAATAGCATTGACTAACATATAACGGTTATCGTTGGGCAAAGGATCTAAGATATGTGCTGTGGCGCGAATTGGGGTGTTTTTGGGAATATGTGAACCTGTTTGTTGTTCACCGCTGTTATAACCAAATAAGTACGTGGCTTTTGAGCCATTGGCATTGATAGCCATTAATTCGCCGTAATAAATAGGATGGTCTTGCCACCCTTTTAAATACTCCTTTTGCAGTACGAGGCGCTCGTTGTTGACCCACGCATAATCACCAACTTGAGCATTACTTGGAAAGAACACTGCATGATGTAATTCTTTTGTTTTGGCATCAAGTATCAACAGCTTATTTTTACCCTCATGTTTAGTGATTGCGCTAATGTAATCACCTGTGGGCGATATTTTCACATCAGTAAATTCAGCACCTCTGCTGAAGAGCTCTGCTGGAGATGGTGTATCTTCGGCAACGGCGTAGGATAATGATTCAATGCTAGCAAATAGCATGATAGCTAAGTACTTTATGAGTGACATACAACTTCCTTGTCAATTTGGTGTGGGTTGTGTTAATTGTTTCCGCAGCGAGGGTAGGGTAAAAGTATTTTTTTATCAATTAAAAATATTAATTTAACAAAAGTAACTGGGTGGGGTTGGTCGGTGGCAGTAAATTTAACTGCCACAAATCAAGGATATTATTTAGCTTTGAAGTAATTGTTGTTGGATAAACATCCATTGTTGTTCGAAATGTTGAGTGGGTTTTTGTTTAAATTCACTGCGAACAAATTGAGAGATCCGCCCTTCGGCAATGGCAAGGAGTAAATTAGCCAGTATGGCCTCATCAAGTGTAAAGCCTTTGCCTTCACGTAATGTTTTTTCACGTAATATTTGCTTTAAATGAGTTTCTATCTTAGAAAAAATTTGCCCTATTCGACTGCGTAATCTGTCATGTTCACCTAATAACGCATCACCGTTGAGCAGACGTGAAATGCCGGGATTGCGCTCAGCAAATATGAGTAATAATTGCAGTAAGTGCTGGCAGCGCTTCATGGTGTCTTTCTCTTCATCCATGATGAGGTT is a window of Shewanella sp. VB17 DNA encoding:
- a CDS encoding S9 family peptidase; the protein is MSLIKYLAIMLFASIESLSYAVAEDTPSPAELFSRGAEFTDVKISPTGDYISAITKHEGKNKLLILDAKTKELHHAVFFPSNAQVGDYAWVNNERLVLQKEYLKGWQDHPIYYGELMAINANGSKATYLFGYNSGEQQTGSHIPKNTPIRATAHILDPLPNDNRYMLVNAIPWGGSRKVDYEKKQDVYRVDVYKGKRKKITRSPIGHSRFLTDHDGEVRFVSGTKDYIHYELFYRQDSEWHNTTNLQHNLDNLTAIAFSDDKDSVYVTGSESGKPAGVYLLNIKTGTQQQVSQDKAVSPSRVSINRNNKKMYAVEYENGYPTYEFIDTNDPFAKYTKQLLASLPGHQIHVVSQTHDAEKIIIKAFNDRNPGDYYLFDTKKVKLEYLLSEKKWLDPAEMAEVKPIKFTSRDGIDIHGYLTLPNGIDAKNLPLVVNPHGGPHGIRDTWGFDPQNQLIASQGIAVLQVNFRGSGGYSESFEALGYQKWGTAIQHDIIDGTHYVIEQGLVDKKRICIAGTSFGGYSALQSAIIEPDLFKCAIGFAGVYDLPLIFKKGDVQERESGTRYLKQVLGEDEQVLTSMSPTHNIDKLKAKLLLVHGGEDERAPIEQFEALEDALIAHNYPFKKLIMDDEGHGFYNDQHRAKYFTKMLDFLKQNLK
- the slmA gene encoding nucleoid occlusion factor SlmA, which codes for MAASPKMNRREHILQCLATMLETNPGQRITTAKLAAEVGVSEAALYRHFPSKARMFEGLIDFIEESLLSRINLIMDEEKDTMKRCQHLLQLLLIFAERNPGISRLLNGDALLGEHDRLRSRIGQIFSKIETHLKQILREKTLREGKGFTLDEAILANLLLAIAEGRISQFVRSEFKQKPTQHFEQQWMFIQQQLLQS